The genomic interval ACCACGGCGCGGCGCGGACGTACTTCCCCGGTGGAGCCTTGCGCGAAGTGGCGGACCACTACGTGCGCAGCCGGCTGGATGCGGTCATCGAAGCGGGCGCCATCGCCTACGAGCTGGCGCTTCCCATCTTGCCCACCTGGGAGGCGGCGCTGGAGCAGCTCTCTCCCCATGTCCACGCGAAGATTCTCGTCTGCGACACCACGGCGGTCGCGGTCGGCAGCGCGAACCTGGACGTCACGGCCGCCTATTGGGAGAGCGAGGCCCTGCTCCTCGTCGAGGACTCCCCGTTCGCGGAGCGGATGCTCGGGGCCCTGGAGCCACTCTTCGCCACCTCGCGCCGCATCGACCGCGAGGACTCACGCTGGCGCGATGAAGTCGAGCAACGTGCGTGGGTGGGCCGCAACTGGCCCTCACTCGTCGGCTGAGCTCCGTCCACCATGGCCTCCTCTTCCGAGAGCTTCTGCTTTGCCGCCGTGGGCGACGTGCATGGACGGATGAACCGGATGGTGTCCTTCCTCCAGTCCTGGTCGAAGCGCGCGCGCCGCGACCTGGCCTTCGTCCTCCAGGTGGGAGACTTCGAGCCCCACCGCGACGAAGCAGACCTCGCGACCATGTCCGCCCCGGCCCGTCACAAACACCTGGGCGACTTCGCGGACTACCACCAGAAGCGGCGTCACTTCCCCTGGCCCGTCTACTTCATCGGCGGCAATCACGAGCCTCACGGCTACCTGGACACCCACCCCCGAGGCTTCCAGCTCACCGAGAACTGCCACTACCTGGGGCGAGTGGGTGTCATCGACCTGCGTGGACTGTGTGTCATGGGCGTCTCCGGCATCCACGACGAGGCCAGCTTCCAGAAGCCCCATCCACCGCTGTCGCTCCTGGGCACTATCTCCAACAAGGCCTTCACGTACTTCCATGAAGAGGACATCGAGCGCGCCATGTCCTTCGGCCGCGCGGACGTGCTGGTCGTCCACGACTGGCCCTCCGGCATCATCGCGGATGAGGACCGCGAGGTCCTCGCCCAGCAACGCCGCAGCCCCGACGCGGATGCCGTGGGCAACGAGTACGCACGGCTCCTGGCCGAGGCGCTCCACCCCAAGCTCGTCCTCTGTGGCCACCTGCACAAGAGCTACCGAGGAGCCCTCATCCATGCCTCCGGCGCCGACTCCCAGGTGTGCTGCCTCGCCAGCGTCGAGCAGGGCCCCGAGGCCTTCGCGGTCTTCCAGGTCTCACCTCTCGGGATTCAGGAGATCACCCACCTGGGCACCCAGGAATCGCCCTGAACGCCTGGGGGGCGGACAGCCTCCGACGTGTGGGAGGCGATAGATGTGGGACAAAAGCGCGATTCTTCGAGCCACGCGGGTGGAACCCGGTGGTACAAGCCCCGCCGTGACTTCCGCACCGCCGTCTGCCCCCCCCGACGCCACCTTTGAATCCCTGGGACTCAAGCCCCAGCTCGTGGAGGCGCTCACGTCCCTCGGTTACGAGGAACCCACGCCCATTCAGCACGCGTCCCTCCCGCCCCTGCTCGCCGGGAAGGACCTGCTGGGTATCGCCGCCACCGGAACCGGCAAGACGGCCGCCTTCGCGCTCCCGCTCCTCCACCACCTGGTTCCAGGTGAGGCCGGGCCGCACACCACCTCCGCCCTGGTGTTGGTCCCCACGCGCGAGCTGGCCATGCAGGTCTCCGAGGCCATCCACCGCTACGGCCAGAAGCTGGGCGCCACCGTCCTCCCGCTCTACGGCGGCCAGGTCATCGGCCAGCAGCTTCGTGTCCTCAAGCGCGGCGTGGACGTCGTCGTCGCCACCCCGGGCCGCGCGCTGGACCACCTGCGCCGGGGCACGCTCCAGTTGGACAACGTGCAGACCGTCGTGCTCGACGAGGCCGACGAGATGCTCGACATGGGCTTCGCCGACGACCTCGAGGCCATCCTCTCCGAGACGCCCGAGGACCGGCAGACCGCCCTCTTCTCCGCGACCCTGCCCCCGCGCATCGCGAGCATCGCGGAGCGCCACCTGCGGCAGCCCGTGCGCGTGCGCATCGCCAAGGAGAAGGTGGAGCCCGGGGAGCTGCCGCGCATCCGGCAGACCGCCTACGTCGTTCCGCGTTCGTTCAAGATCGCCGCGCTGGGCCGGCTGCTCGACGTGGAGTCCCCCACCGCCGCCATCATCTTCTGCCGCACGCGCACGGAGGTGGATGACCTCACCGTCTCCCTCAACGGCCGAGGCTGGCGCGCCCACGCGCTCCACGGCGGCATGACGCAGGAGCAGCGAGACCGCGTCATCAAACAGCTCAAGTCCCACGGCACCGACCTGCTCGTCGCCACCGACGTGGCCGCGCGAGGCCTGGACATCCCCCGGCTCTCCCACGTGGTGAACTTCGACGTGCCCAACGCCCCGGAGGCGTATGTGCACCGCATCGGCCGCACCGGCCGCGCGGGCCGCGAGGGCGTGGCCATCACCCTGGTGGAGCCTCGCGAGCACCGGCTGCTGCGCAACATCGAGAAGGTGACGGGGCAGCGCATCCAGGTCGCCACCATCCCCACCGTGGCGGACCTCCGCGCCAAGCGGCAGGAGCTGCTGCGCGCCACCTTGCGCGAGGTGCTCGTCGGCGGCGGGCTGGATGCCTACCGGAGCGTCGTGGAGGACCTGGCCGGAGAGTTCGAGGCGCTCGACATCGCCGCCGCGGCCGTGAAGCTGCTCCAGGATGCCCAGGACGAGGGCCGCACCAAGGAGGAGGAAGAGATTCCCGCCGTCGCGCCTCTCCAGGAGCGCAAGGAGCGTCCGGGCCGCCCTGGGGGTCCTGGGGGCAAGCCGGGCCGCCCCGAGCGTGGAGGCCCCCGCCGTCCGCCGCAGGGCTCATGGGACACCACGCGCCTCTGGATTGGCGCGGGCCGGCAGGCCGGCATGCGTCCCGCGGATCTGGTGGGCGCCATCGCCGGAGAAGCCGGACTGGACTCCTCGCGCATCGGCGCCATCCAGATCACGGATGGCTTCTCTCTGGTGGAGGTCCCCGAGCCCGACGCCAACCGCGTCATCGCCGCGTTGAAGGCGGCGACGATTCGCGGCCGCAAGGTCCTCGTCCGCAAGGACCGGGGCTGAAAGGCTCGCTCAGGGCTCCGCCCATTGGCGGAGCAGGTTGTGGTAGACGCCCGTCAACATGACCAGGGAGGGGCTCTTGGGCACCTCCCTGTTGAGCTGCATGATGGCGGTGTCCATGTCGAACAGCAGCGCGCGCTTGGACACGTCCCGCACCATGCTCTGAATCCAGAAGAACGAAGCCAGCCTCGCGCCCCGAGTCACCGGCGTCACGTGGTGCAGGCTGGTCGACGGGTAGATGATGAGGTCCCCCGCGGGCAGCTTCACCGAATGGTGCCCGTAGGTGTCCTCCACCACCAGCTCTCCCCCGTCGTAGCTGTCCGGCTCCGAGAGGAAGAGCGTGGCCGACACGTCGGTGCGCACGCGCTGCGCCGTCCCCGGAATGGGCCGGATGGCGCCGTCCACGTGTGAGCCGAAGTGCATGCTCGTGTCGTAGCGGTTGAACAGAGGCGGGAAGACACGCTGAGGCAACACGGCGGAGATGAAGAGCGGACTTCGCTCCAGCCCCATCAGCACCAGCTCTCCCAACTCCCGCGCGGCCGCGCTTCCTTCCGGGAGCTGGAGGTTCTGCTTCACCTGCGCAGACTGGTGGCCGGCCGTGACTCGGCCGTCCGTCCAGTCCGCCTTCTCCATCACCGCGCGGCAGCGGGCCACCTCGGCCGCGGTCAGGACGTTTGGAATGTGCAACATCATGACCGCGAACCTCTCTCAGTCGAAGCGGTAGCGAGCCGTCAGCAGGCCCGACACGCCCTCGGCGGGAACGGCGTGACCGGCGTAGTACTGGTCGTAGTACAGCGTGTCGGTGAGGTTGTAGACGTTGAGCTGGACCAGCGCCTTGCCGAACGCGTAGCTCGCGAAGGCGTCGAAGCGCCAGAAGTTCGGCACGTAGTTCGTCGCCGCCGCGGCCGAGGTCGGGTTGTTGACGCTCGTCACATCCTGATAGACGGCGCCGCCGCCCAACGTGAAGTCCTTCAGCGGAGAGTAGGTCGTCCACAGCGAGATGCTGTGGCGAGGCGTGTTGGGCAGCCGCTGGCCGACCATGTACGGCGTCGTGTGCTCGACGATGGCGGAGTCCATCAGCGTGTAGTTGGCGAGCACCTTCCATCGCTCGACGATGGTGCCGGACAGGCCGACGTTGAAGCCCTGCACGCGCTGCTCACCGGCGAGCACCTGCGGCGGGCCCTCCGGGTTGGTGTTGGGCACGCGCGCATCCGTCTTGTTGATGCGGAACACGGCCGCGGTGACACCCAGCCGCTCCTCGAGCAGGTCCGCCTTCGCGCCCGCCTCGATGATGGTGTTCTTCTCCGGCTCCAGGCTCACGGTGTCCGCGGCCAGCGTGCCCAGCTCGGCGGACGGGCTCGCGGAGGTGCCGTACATGCCGTAGACGCTCACCTTCTCCACCGGGTGAACGACGACGCCCGCGCGCCAGTTGAGGAGGTGGTCGCTGCTCTGCAAGCGGGACTTCGCGCCCGTCGCGGCCGTGGAGACGTAGTCGGTGTTGAACACGTCCCAGCGCAGCGAGCCCAACAGCTCCACGTAGGGGCCCAGTTCGATCTGGTCCGCGACGTAGAGGCCCAGCGTCCGCTGCACGCTCACGCTTGAGCTGGAGAACACCGGTGACACCGCGGACAGGTCCGGGTTCGCGTCCGGGTCGAACAGGTCCGCCGGGAGGTTGGGCCCCGTCGGCAGGCCCACCGCGTTGAGGTTGAAACGGCCCTGGCTGCGCTTCTCCCACGTCAGCTCGACGCCCGCGTTCGCGCTGTGCTTGAGGAAGCCCGTCTTCAGCTCACCGCCCACCGCGGCCTGGTTGGCGAGGTAGGAGTTGTCCGTCTCCGTCTGGAAGCGCTGACGGCCGATGGTCGTCGGCGTACCAGCGGGCGTGAGACCGCGCGGCGCGGTGGGGCTGGCGAAGCGGTCCACCCGACCGAAGCGCAGCGTGTTGGTGAACTGGAGCGAATCGCCCAGCCCCTGGGTGACGCGGGCCGTGGCGACGTGCGCGTCCACGCGCTCCTTGTCGGACTTCACGCCGTAGAAGTTCCCACGCGGCACGTCGAGCGACTCGGTGACGGGGCTGCCGTTGAAGTACGGCATGCCGTAGTCGGGCACGCCGTCTTCGCGCTGGAACATGTAGTCCATCTCCAGCGTGGTGTGTTCCGCCAGCTTGTAGCGAAGCGACGGCGCCACACCCACGCGGTTGTCCTTCACCACGTCGCGGCCCGCCGTCGAGGACAGCTGGCCCATGAGGTTCAGGCGGAGCTGGAGGTCGTCCGACAGCACCTGGTTGATGTCCGCGTCCACGCGGCCGGTAGGCGCGGTGCCACCGCTGATCATCACCTCCTGGAAGGACGTGCGCTTGGGCTTCTTCGTCACCAGGTTGATGGCGCCGCCCGCGGAGCCACGCCCGAAGAGCACGGAGGACGGACCGAAGTACGCCTCCACGCCCTCCAGGTTGAACGTGTCACGCGTGAACCAGCCCAGATCACGGGCGCCATCGCGAGACACGTCGTTCTGCGCGGAGAAGCCACGCAGCATGAACGAGTCACCCTGGCGGACACCTTCGCCAGCGCTCATGGTGATGCCGGAGACGTTGCGCAGGGCGTCTCGCACCGTCGTCGCCCGCTGCTCCTCCATCACCGCCTCGGGAACCACCGTCACCGATTGCGGCGTATTCACCAGCGCCTTCTGGACCTTGGGCAGCGAGCTCTCACGGACCTGATAGCCCTCCGTCTCGCCCTGCACCTCCACGGTGGGCAGCACGAAGTGCCCTTCCGTGCCCTGCTGCGACTCCGTCGGCGCGGACTCCTGCGTGGCAGGAGCAGCGGCCGGGGCCTCCACCGGAGCCTCGGCGCGAGGCGTCTCCGCCACGGGCTCCTGCGCCACCGCGCCACCCGCCGCCAACGCGGACACCAACCCCACCGCCGGCCCCCACGGCTTCAGCGCCGCACGAACCCCACCCACATGCCCCACGCTCGACCGGATGCCCGCGCTACGCGACTTGCTGAACGACATGGACTTCTCCACTCCCGGCCGCGCTCGTGGCGCCGGGCGCTCATATGCAGCTGTGAACGACGATTATTAGAATCAGTGAAGTGACGCCCGGAGGCGTCGCGGGAACCTCGCCCGCCCGTGGGACGCGTCCTAGGCGGGGGTCTCCGATTCGCCCGTGTGCGAGGGCTCCTCGGCGCGCTGGCGCCTCGGGAAGAAGCGTCGCCATGAGAGGGCGAAGCCGGTCCAGACCAGGAAGGCCCCCGCGAGCGAGGCAATGGCGGCAAGGAGCTGCCCTGGCCAGCCCAGCGCCTCACCCGTGTGGAGGAAGCGCAGCCACGAGCGCGCTTGGCGTCCCGAGTTCAGGTCCGCGTAGCCCTCGCGCTTCGCGACCTGCCCGGTGAAAGGATCCACGGAGACCTGCGTGGCGGCGAACAGCGGCCAGCCATCCTTCTCCTTCACGCTGAACGAAACGGCGTCGACCTTCGCGGGGCCCGGAGTCTCTTGCGTGTCGGGTGCGCCGCCGCGCGACTCGCCTCCGCCCCTCGAGCCGGCCTGTTCACCCGGCTTGCCCTGCCCGCCCTTGGGCGGCGCCGGAATCCGGTAGGTGATGCTCGCCCAGGTGGGGACCTGCTCCTGGACAGTGGACAGCATCGCGCTCACCGTCTTGCGCTCGGCCCCGGTCTCCGGCGCGGGGACCTTGACGCCTCCACCGCCCTGCGCGGGCACCTCGTTGCCCGTCACCGTGTAGACCAGGTCACTCGCCCACTTGTACGAGATGACCATTCCGGACGCGGTGAGGACCACGAGCACGGGCATCATCCAGAAGCCCATCACGTTGTGCCAGTTGAAGTCGCGCGCCTTGCCCTTCAACCCGCCGCGGAACCACACCACCGACCGCACGGCCTTGCGCGACCAGTTGCGCGGCCACCACAGGTAGAGCCCCGACAGCGCCAGGAACAGGAAGCCCGCGTTGGCGCCCCCCGTGATGGCCTTGCCCACCGCGCGGTTGTCGCCTCCGGTCGCGAGCCACCGGTGCCACTCTTCCATCAGGTGAAAGAACGCACGCCACCCCTGTGAGCCGCTGTCGCGCACCTCGCCCGAGTAGGGGTTCACGTAGAGCACCGCCGTGCGCCCCAGCGCGACCTGCGCGGACGCCGTCTCGGACGGATACACCGTGATGCCCGACACCTGGGCCTCCGGCCGGGCCTCGCGCACCTTCGCCATCAGCTCCTCGACGGACAGCCGCCGCGCGTCCGCGCCCGGAGCGGACACGGTGCGCGCCTCGGACTCCGCCCACGCGATGACCTGCGGCTGGAATGCCAGCGCCACCCCCGTCACCGACATGACAGCGACGACGATGCCCGTGACGACGCCCACGGCCAGGTGAATCCAGAAGAGTGTCTTGCGGAACGGAAGAACCATGGCCCTGGTCACTTCAAGGTGAACTGAACGGGAAGCTCGAGGATGACGCGCACGGGCTTGCCCTGGCGTCCGATGGCCGGCGTGAAGCGCCACCGGTTGACGGCCTCGATGGCGGCGGCGTCGAGCGAGGGGATGGAGCGCAGCACCCGCGTGTGCTCGGCCTCCACCTCGCCATCCGTGCCGACGATGATGCGAACCAGCACGAGCCCCTGGATGCCTTCGGTCCGGGCACGGCGCGGATAGTCGGGCCTGGGCTGCTTCAGCACGGATGGCGGACGCAGCACCTGTCCCAGCCCCACCGCATCACCCAGCACACCCGTGGCACCGACGATGCCGCCCTGGGTCCCGCCCACCACGCCTCCCGCGACACCACCCACCACGGCGGGCGCCGGACCCGAATCGACCGGCGCGGCCGCGACGGCATCGGAGGGGCTCGGCGTGTCATGAGTCGCCGGCGGAATCTCCTCCACCATCTTTTCAACCGGGGGCTCGATAACCTCCGGCTTCGGCTGGGGTTGAGCAGGTGTCACCGGCACCAACGCCCGCGGCTCCACCACGGGGCGCGCCACGCGGGGACGGGCCGCACGAGACGAACGCTCCACCGGTGATGACTGGGTCGAACCCGAAGACGCGGCGGGAGGCGGCGGTGCGAAGGCAAGCAGCACCAGCTCCGGCTCTTCCGGCGCCGGTGCGCGCTCCTGGGCCCGCGCGGGCATCGCCAGCCCCGCGACAACGACGCCCGCATGGAGCACCACCGCCGTCACCAGCGCCCAGCCCCAACGCACCCAGAGTCCCTCCCGCTCCGCGGCCTCGCCCATGCGGAAGAGCCGCGCGGACGGAACCACCCGCGGCTCAGCGGGTCGCTCACTCTCCAGCACCGGAAGGTCGAAATTGAGAATCATTCTCACTTTCACGCACCATCAGGAGTACGCTGTTCCCCCAGGGCCGTCAACGCACGCAGCGAACAACGGCGCATTTGTTTCATCAGAGCGGCAAATACACGCACTTTAAGTGAATTTCTCCAGCGACTCCGAGCGTCATAGCCGCGTGTAGTTCCAGCTCAGCGCGCGCCCACCGGAATACGGCATCACCCCGTGGAACACGCGGGGGTCCTCATCGAAGACGAGCGGCAGGAAGTGCCTGTCCCCGTCCCACATGGGCAGCCGGGGCAAGTCCGTCAGGGGCACCCAGGACAACGTGCCCTCGGGGTTGCGCTCGAGGGGAGTCCCCTCGAAGGCATCGATACGGAACACGAAGCCGAGCCAGTCCTCGCCGTGTTTTCCAAAGCCCGGCCAGGAGAGTGTGCCGCGCAGCACCATGCGCGTGCACTCGATGCCAGCCTCCTCACGAATCTCGCGGCGCATGCAGGCCGCGACGTCCTCGTCGCGCTCCATCTTCCCGCCCAACCCGTTGTACTTGCCCAGGTGCGCGTCGTCCGGCCTCGCGTCGCGGTGGATGAGCAGCACGCGTTGCCTGTCCTCAGACATGACGTAGCCGAGGGTGCCGATGATGGGGGAATAGGGCATGTGCTCCTCTTGAAGCCGGGCGCCGAGAGCGCGCGGCGCCGCTTCATAGCGGATTCCCCGAGGCCACCGAGCCCCTCCAGCGTGGGCCCCCATGGCCCCCCGTCCCTCCCCGGCGGGCCGTGTGGCCGCCCAGACGTGGACATTCGTCGGCTTCGCGACAGAAGGCACCCGACCCTCCAGGCCCACCCTCCCCACGCCCGACCCCGCCTTTACGCGGGTCGACGCGCCGCGTTAGCCTGTAGACACACAGCGATGACCTCTCGCGTCACGCGAGGGAAAGGGGAAGTTGATGTCCGCAATCCTCCCCGGCCGGTACGGCCTCTATGAGCCCGAAACCGAACACGACGCCTGCGGTGTCGGGTTCGTGGCTCACCTGAGAGGTGAACGCTCTCGCGGAATCGTCGAGGACGCGCTGGAGCTCCTCAATCGCTTGAGCCATCGCGCCGCGGCGGGGAAGGACCCTCGGACAGGAGATGGCGCCGGCATCCTGGTGCAGCTCCCGCATCGCTTCTTCGAACATGAGGCGCCGCGGCTCGGCTTCGAGCTGCCTCCGCGACGCCAGTACGGCGTGGCGCAGGTGTTCCTCCCGCAGGAGGTGGACGCGCGGGCCGCCTGTGAGGCGGCGCTGGAGGAGGTCGTCACCGAGGAAGGCCAGCGGGTGCTCGGCTGGCGTGATGTCCCGGTGGAGCCCGAGCACCTGGGCCCGGTGGCGCGAGAAGCGGCGCCCGTCATCCGCCAGCTCTTCATCGCCCGTCGCCGCGTGGTCCCCAGCGCGTTCGAGCGCAAGCTGTACCGCATCCGAAAGCTCACGGAGAACCGCGTCGTCGCTCGCGGCGTGGACCCGAAGGGCCGCTTCCACATCGCCAGCCTCTCCTCGGAGACCCTCGTCTACAAGGGGCTCCTGTTGCCCGCGGATCTGCCGCGCTTCTACGTGGACCTCCAGCACACGGAGTTCGTCAGCGCGCTGGGCCTGGTCCACTCGCGCTTCTCCACCAACACGTTCCCCACGTGGGAGCTGGCGCAGCCGTTCCGCTTCATCGCCCACAACGGCGAAATCAACACCCTGCGTGGCAATCGCAACTGGATGACGGCGCGTCGCGGCCTGCTCCAGACGGCGCGGCTGGGCGGAAGCCTGGAGCC from Myxococcus stipitatus carries:
- a CDS encoding metallophosphoesterase, whose translation is MASSSESFCFAAVGDVHGRMNRMVSFLQSWSKRARRDLAFVLQVGDFEPHRDEADLATMSAPARHKHLGDFADYHQKRRHFPWPVYFIGGNHEPHGYLDTHPRGFQLTENCHYLGRVGVIDLRGLCVMGVSGIHDEASFQKPHPPLSLLGTISNKAFTYFHEEDIERAMSFGRADVLVVHDWPSGIIADEDREVLAQQRRSPDADAVGNEYARLLAEALHPKLVLCGHLHKSYRGALIHASGADSQVCCLASVEQGPEAFAVFQVSPLGIQEITHLGTQESP
- a CDS encoding DEAD/DEAH box helicase, translating into MTSAPPSAPPDATFESLGLKPQLVEALTSLGYEEPTPIQHASLPPLLAGKDLLGIAATGTGKTAAFALPLLHHLVPGEAGPHTTSALVLVPTRELAMQVSEAIHRYGQKLGATVLPLYGGQVIGQQLRVLKRGVDVVVATPGRALDHLRRGTLQLDNVQTVVLDEADEMLDMGFADDLEAILSETPEDRQTALFSATLPPRIASIAERHLRQPVRVRIAKEKVEPGELPRIRQTAYVVPRSFKIAALGRLLDVESPTAAIIFCRTRTEVDDLTVSLNGRGWRAHALHGGMTQEQRDRVIKQLKSHGTDLLVATDVAARGLDIPRLSHVVNFDVPNAPEAYVHRIGRTGRAGREGVAITLVEPREHRLLRNIEKVTGQRIQVATIPTVADLRAKRQELLRATLREVLVGGGLDAYRSVVEDLAGEFEALDIAAAAVKLLQDAQDEGRTKEEEEIPAVAPLQERKERPGRPGGPGGKPGRPERGGPRRPPQGSWDTTRLWIGAGRQAGMRPADLVGAIAGEAGLDSSRIGAIQITDGFSLVEVPEPDANRVIAALKAATIRGRKVLVRKDRG
- a CDS encoding Fe2+-dependent dioxygenase, which produces MMLHIPNVLTAAEVARCRAVMEKADWTDGRVTAGHQSAQVKQNLQLPEGSAAARELGELVLMGLERSPLFISAVLPQRVFPPLFNRYDTSMHFGSHVDGAIRPIPGTAQRVRTDVSATLFLSEPDSYDGGELVVEDTYGHHSVKLPAGDLIIYPSTSLHHVTPVTRGARLASFFWIQSMVRDVSKRALLFDMDTAIMQLNREVPKSPSLVMLTGVYHNLLRQWAEP
- a CDS encoding TonB-dependent siderophore receptor — translated: MSFSKSRSAGIRSSVGHVGGVRAALKPWGPAVGLVSALAAGGAVAQEPVAETPRAEAPVEAPAAAPATQESAPTESQQGTEGHFVLPTVEVQGETEGYQVRESSLPKVQKALVNTPQSVTVVPEAVMEEQRATTVRDALRNVSGITMSAGEGVRQGDSFMLRGFSAQNDVSRDGARDLGWFTRDTFNLEGVEAYFGPSSVLFGRGSAGGAINLVTKKPKRTSFQEVMISGGTAPTGRVDADINQVLSDDLQLRLNLMGQLSSTAGRDVVKDNRVGVAPSLRYKLAEHTTLEMDYMFQREDGVPDYGMPYFNGSPVTESLDVPRGNFYGVKSDKERVDAHVATARVTQGLGDSLQFTNTLRFGRVDRFASPTAPRGLTPAGTPTTIGRQRFQTETDNSYLANQAAVGGELKTGFLKHSANAGVELTWEKRSQGRFNLNAVGLPTGPNLPADLFDPDANPDLSAVSPVFSSSSVSVQRTLGLYVADQIELGPYVELLGSLRWDVFNTDYVSTAATGAKSRLQSSDHLLNWRAGVVVHPVEKVSVYGMYGTSASPSAELGTLAADTVSLEPEKNTIIEAGAKADLLEERLGVTAAVFRINKTDARVPNTNPEGPPQVLAGEQRVQGFNVGLSGTIVERWKVLANYTLMDSAIVEHTTPYMVGQRLPNTPRHSISLWTTYSPLKDFTLGGGAVYQDVTSVNNPTSAAAATNYVPNFWRFDAFASYAFGKALVQLNVYNLTDTLYYDQYYAGHAVPAEGVSGLLTARYRFD
- a CDS encoding PepSY-associated TM helix domain-containing protein, which translates into the protein MVLPFRKTLFWIHLAVGVVTGIVVAVMSVTGVALAFQPQVIAWAESEARTVSAPGADARRLSVEELMAKVREARPEAQVSGITVYPSETASAQVALGRTAVLYVNPYSGEVRDSGSQGWRAFFHLMEEWHRWLATGGDNRAVGKAITGGANAGFLFLALSGLYLWWPRNWSRKAVRSVVWFRGGLKGKARDFNWHNVMGFWMMPVLVVLTASGMVISYKWASDLVYTVTGNEVPAQGGGGVKVPAPETGAERKTVSAMLSTVQEQVPTWASITYRIPAPPKGGQGKPGEQAGSRGGGESRGGAPDTQETPGPAKVDAVSFSVKEKDGWPLFAATQVSVDPFTGQVAKREGYADLNSGRQARSWLRFLHTGEALGWPGQLLAAIASLAGAFLVWTGFALSWRRFFPRRQRAEEPSHTGESETPA
- a CDS encoding TonB family protein, translating into MILNFDLPVLESERPAEPRVVPSARLFRMGEAAEREGLWVRWGWALVTAVVLHAGVVVAGLAMPARAQERAPAPEEPELVLLAFAPPPPAASSGSTQSSPVERSSRAARPRVARPVVEPRALVPVTPAQPQPKPEVIEPPVEKMVEEIPPATHDTPSPSDAVAAAPVDSGPAPAVVGGVAGGVVGGTQGGIVGATGVLGDAVGLGQVLRPPSVLKQPRPDYPRRARTEGIQGLVLVRIIVGTDGEVEAEHTRVLRSIPSLDAAAIEAVNRWRFTPAIGRQGKPVRVILELPVQFTLK
- a CDS encoding NUDIX hydrolase, with amino-acid sequence MLLIHRDARPDDAHLGKYNGLGGKMERDEDVAACMRREIREEAGIECTRMVLRGTLSWPGFGKHGEDWLGFVFRIDAFEGTPLERNPEGTLSWVPLTDLPRLPMWDGDRHFLPLVFDEDPRVFHGVMPYSGGRALSWNYTRL